A part of Drosophila ananassae strain 14024-0371.13 chromosome 2R, ASM1763931v2, whole genome shotgun sequence genomic DNA contains:
- the LOC6506412 gene encoding transmembrane protein 70 homolog, mitochondrial, with the protein MFTIRTVLPRGAQLAACLGSATRQIHLPGKSRYIAGSYGALQKQHHQLQQQKLPSRWLAAKSDGSEDELQRIYYGTLAPRMKLVKFFSLSTSLAGLAAQPILLEQGMKIGGTGMAVFLCSVGGFFTFVTPLLLHFITKKYVTELHYNPQTEEYTATTISILLQKIKTKFRPNDVVVPEVPGMFTSFLVNKRPLFVDPALFDDPEHYVKIMGYDKPVDFKLDFSVREDKTAKSKEQQ; encoded by the exons ATGTTTACTATAAGAACAGTACTCCCACGTGGGGCGCAGCTCGCTGCATGCCTTGGTAGTGCAACCCGTCAAATCCACCTGCCAGGAAAAAGCAGATACATCGCCGGCTCCTATGGAGCACTACAAAAACAACACCATCAGCTGCAACAGCAAAAGCTACCAAGCAGGTGGCTTGCCGCTAAATCCGACGGATCGGAGGATGAACTGCAGCGTATATATTACGGAACTTTGGCTCCCCGCATGAAGCTGGTCAAGTTCTTTTCGCTGAGCACGAGTCTTGCCGGATTGGCTGCTCAGCCGATTCTCCTGGAGCAGGGAATGAAAATCGGCGGGACAGGAATGGCGGTTTTCCTCTGTTCCGTTGGGGGTTTCTTCACTTTTGTAACTCCTTTGCTTCTGCACTTCATTACCAAAAAGTATGTGACGGAGCTGCACTACAATCCACAAACGGAGGAATACACGGCCACCACAATTTCAATTCTTCTGCAGAAAATAAAG ACAAAGTTTCGACCCAATGACGTTGTGGTGCCAGAGGTCCCCGGTATGTTCACCTCCTTTTTGGTCAATAAGCGACCTTTATTTGTGGATCCCGCTTTATTCGATGACCCTGAACACTATGTAAAAATCATGGGATATGATAAGCCTGTTGATTTCAAACTGGATTTTAGTGTCAGGGAGGATAAGACTGCGAAAAGCAAGGAGCAGCAATAA
- the LOC6506415 gene encoding ubiquitin-related modifier 1 homolog isoform X2: protein MGTAELKIILEFSAGAELLFGNIKRRQLALDGTKKWNIANLLKWMHANILTERPELFLQGDTVVNWITNCNPTTTFCSYQHFMAVRRRRSD, encoded by the exons ATGGGCACGGCagaattgaaaataatattgGAATTTAG CGCAGGGGCAGAACTTCTTTTTGGGAACATCAAGCGACGCCAGTTGGCCCTGGATGGCACAAAAAAAT GGAATATTGCTAATCTGCTAAAGTGGATGCATGCCAACATATTGACAGAGCGACCGGAACTCTTTCTTCAAGGAGATACAGT GGTGAATTGGATTACGAACTGCAACCCAACGACAACGTTCTGTTCATATCAACACTTCATGGCGGTTAGAAGACGTCGGTCCGACTAG
- the LOC6506415 gene encoding ubiquitin-related modifier 1 homolog isoform X3 codes for MGTAELKIILEFSAGAELLFGNIKRRQLALDGTKKLDACQHIDRATGTLSSRRYSGELDYELQPNDNVLFISTLHGG; via the exons ATGGGCACGGCagaattgaaaataatattgGAATTTAG CGCAGGGGCAGAACTTCTTTTTGGGAACATCAAGCGACGCCAGTTGGCCCTGGATGGCACAAAAAAAT TGGATGCATGCCAACATATTGACAGAGCGACCGGAACTCTTTCTTCAAGGAGATACAGT GGTGAATTGGATTACGAACTGCAACCCAACGACAACGTTCTGTTCATATCAACACTTCATGGCGGTTAG
- the LOC6506415 gene encoding ubiquitin-related modifier 1 homolog isoform X1, which produces MGTAELKIILEFSAGAELLFGNIKRRQLALDGTKKWNIANLLKWMHANILTERPELFLQGDTVRPGILVLINDTDWELLGELDYELQPNDNVLFISTLHGG; this is translated from the exons ATGGGCACGGCagaattgaaaataatattgGAATTTAG CGCAGGGGCAGAACTTCTTTTTGGGAACATCAAGCGACGCCAGTTGGCCCTGGATGGCACAAAAAAAT GGAATATTGCTAATCTGCTAAAGTGGATGCATGCCAACATATTGACAGAGCGACCGGAACTCTTTCTTCAAGGAGATACAGT ACGACCCGGCATTTTGGTTCTGATCAATGATACTGATTGGGAGCTCTTG GGTGAATTGGATTACGAACTGCAACCCAACGACAACGTTCTGTTCATATCAACACTTCATGGCGGTTAG
- the LOC6493522 gene encoding triple functional domain protein isoform X3 codes for MLLQFLSRLTDFVGVVSNRAMIGSEDGPKSDRPGAGKLAAEIANYVTSWLGSDGAENLQKFSQLHWDDESQLRAQEQEFEKYYFIAMKHLAKGRDLHAAALKVSVLSESANNLKAALDQFGHKLELAHERFESVGHLLHLLTQHQRESAGREELQRLAEQLGATALLEKHWPAMRKSHSLPAASSTPATSSGKRVSYRCSSGSSGSFEGGPSGGSCSCWRESRNLEDMDEPEEEEEEQDCDGGDGEEQQSKIADSGVGVCDNCERNPKLARICSCQSLNEKNHDELMEDECFGDRPSKRYIDMHSPMEANAHLQCHGSSLELPKLEELSCLEPKIQKTLLLIMREMIGTERDYVRSLYYVIENYIDELLREDIPQPLRGQRNVIFGNIEKIFEFHNSHFLGELERYERNPLKVGAAFLEMESKFYLYALYNKNKPKSDTLLSEYGSSFFKPKQLQLQDKLDLASYLLKPVQRMGKYALLLQQLVKACRSVEGPALQEIAADVEELQRAEEMVKFQLRHGNDLLAMDSLRDCDVNVKEQGRLLRQNEFLVWQGRGGKKTLRQVFLFEELVLFSKARRFPDHKNLDIYIYKNSIKTSDIGLTAHTGDSATKFEIWFRKRKPDDTWMLQCMSEDIKNAWTEEISKLLWKQAKRNREIRLAEMSSMGIGSKPCLDIRPSNNQISDRSIPLAQLNKTPKLRHSEPGKGSMRRPNSLISESSLSSGTSTTSGSSISGGSSSGHHDGGGGRHSLHFGKLPGPHSTGSTTCSATLELINETQTLKLGKSQSGASGSTKGSEPGGSEGGSGQGLGGSKRHHKRSTTIVSQLSMESGIVSDICVTPDQEQSAAESSRSSWSTSTTSASATSTTSASTVILRRYRSYAHAAESANPDGSGK; via the exons ATGTTGCTGCAGTTTCTGTCGCGTCTGACGGACTTTGTTGGAGTTGTTAGCAATCGCGCCATGATCGGCAGTGAGGACGGCCCAAAATCGGATAGACCAGGCGCCGGTAAATTGGCAGCCGAAATAGCCAATTAT GTCACCTCTTGGCTGGGCAGCGACGGAGCTGAAAATCTGCAAAAGTTTTCTCAACTGCACTGGGACGACGAGTCCCAGCTGAGGGCCCAAGAGCAGGAGTTTGAAAAGTACTACTTCATTGCAATG AAACATTTGGCCAAAGGACGAGATCTGCATGCGGCAGCCTTGAAGGTTTCCGTTCTGAGCGAGAGTGCCAACAACCTGAAGGCAGCCCTGGATCAGTTCGGCCACAAGCTGGAACTGGCCCACGAACGCTTCGAGTCCGTCGGGCACCTCCTGCACCTGCTCACCCAGCACCAACGGGAAAGCGCCGGGCGAGAGGAGCTGCAGCGCCTGGCGGAGCAGCTGGGTGCCACAGCGCTCCTGGAGAAGCACTGGCCGGCGATGCGGAAGAGCCACTCCCTGCCGGCAGCCAGCAGCACTCCTGCCACCTCCAGTGGCAAGCGTGTGAGCTACCGCTGCAGTTCCGGCAGCTCTGGCTCCTTTGAGGGCGGCCCCTCCGGTGGCAGTTGCAGCTGCTGGCGCGAAAGCCGCAACCTGGAGGACATGGACGAGcccgaggaggaggaagaggagcAGGACTGCGATGGCGGCGACGGGGAGGAGCAGCAGTCCAAGATTGCCGACTCCGGCGTAGGCGTCTGCGATAACTGCGAACGTAATCCCAAGCTGGCCAGGATCTGCTCCTGCCAgagtcttaatgagaagaa TCACGATGAACTTATGGAGGATGAGTGCTTCGGAGATCGACCATCGAAGCGGTACATAGACATGCACTCGCCCATGGAGGCGAATGCCCACTTGCAGTGCCATGGTTCCAGTCTAGAGCTGCCCAAGCTGGAGGAGTTGAGCTGCCTGGAACCGAAAATACAAAA AACGCTTCTATTGATCATGCGCGAGATGATTGGTACCGAACGCGACTATGTGCGCTCTCTCTACTACGTCATCGAGAACTACATCGATGAGCTGCTCCGGGAGGACATCCCGCAACCGTTGAGAGGTCAGCGCAATGTGATCTTCGGCAACATCGAGAAGATCTTCGAGTTCCACAACTCACATTTCCTGGGCGAGCTGGAGCGGTACGAGCGGAATCCCCTGAAAGTGGGTGCCGCCTTCCTCGAGATGGAATCCAAGTTCTACCTGTATGCGTTGTACAACAAGAACAAGCCAAAAAGCGATACTCTGCTTAGCGAGTACGGCAGCTCCTTCTTCAAGCCCAAGCAACTCCAGCTGCAGGATAAGCTCGATCTGGCATCATACCTCCTTAAGCCGGTCCAAAGAATGGGAAAGTATGCTTTGCTCCTCCAGCAGCTGGTCAAAGCCTGCCGGAGTGTAGAGGGGCCTGCTCTTCAGGAGATTGCCGCGGATGTGGAGGAACTGCAGCGGGCAGAGGAGATGGTCAAGTTCCAGCTGCGTCATGGCAATGATCTTCTGGCCATGGACTCCCTTCGAGATTGCGACGTAAATGTCAAGGAGCAAGGACGTCTGCTGCGCCAGAATGAGTTCCTTGTGTGGCAAGGACGCGGCGGCAAGAAGACCCTGCGTCAGGTGTTCCTCTTCGAGGAGCTGGTGCTCTTCAGCAAGGCTCGACGCTTTCCCGATCACAAG AATCTGGATATATACATTTACAAAAACAGCATAAAGACCTCAGACATTGGACTCACTGCCCACACTGGCGATTCGGCCACCAAATTCGAGATCTGGTTCCGGAAACGCAAGCCGGATGATACCTGGATGCTGCAGTGCATGTCGGAGGATATCAAGAATGCCTGGACCGAGGAGATCTCCAAACTGCTTTGGAAGCAGGCGAAAAGAAACAGAG AAATTCGTCTGGCGGAGATGTCATCGATGGGCATTGGCAGCAAACCCTGCCTGGATATTCGACCCAGCAACAATCAGATCAGCGATCGCTCCATTCCCTTGGCCCAGCTGAACAAGA CTCCCAAGCTGCGTCACTCGGAGCCCGGAAAGGGCAGCATGCGTCGCCCCAATTCGCTGATCTCGGAGAGTTCTCTGTCAAGTGGCACCAGCACAACCAGCGGCTCGTCAATCAGTGGTGGCTCATCGTCCGGTCACCATGACGGTGGTGGGGGACGGCACAGTCTACACTTTGGTAAGCTGCCCGGACCCCATAGCACTGGATCAACCACATGCAGCGCCACCTTGGAACTAATCAACGAAACGCAGACCCTTAAGCTAGGGAAGTCGCAGAGTGGCGCCAGTGGCAGCACCAAGGGATCGGAGCCAGGCGGCAGTGAGGGCGGAAGCGGGCAAGGACTCGGAGGCAGCAAACGACACCACAAACGATCGACCACAATTGTCAGCCAGCTGTCCATGG AAAGCGGCATAGTCTCGGATATCTGTGTCACTCCGGATCAGGAGCAGTCGGCGGCGGAGAGCAGCCGTAGCAGCTGGTCCACGTCCACAACATCAGCATCGGCGACTTCAACGACCAGTGCCTCCACGGTGATCCTGCGACGATATCGATCCTACGCCCATGCGGCGGAATCCGCAAATCCGGACGGCAGCGGCAAATAG